CAGGACGTACATATAGTAGAACCGTCGGGGGCAGTACGCCCACTGGTTCAGCATGGAAACGGGCAGGTACTCGGCCGCGTCGTCCACGGTCATCGGCGTCACCCCGTGGAGGCAGACACCCGCGTCGTGCGGGCGATTCGCAACGCTGGCCCTGCTTTGTCCGGCAGGCAGCCCGTTTCGTCCGGCAGGCGGCGGACCTGGCCCATGCCCATGGTGGTCCGGTACCCCACCCCGGCGTAGAAGGCGAAATCAGCCAGCGCGTCGAGGATCCCGGCCTCGGCCGTAGCAGGCCGATCCAGCAGCCGGTAGGTCACCCGCCCGACGGTACCTACCTGCAGGTGGTCTTGATAATGATACATGCGCGTCTCAAGGTCCATCCGGCCGACCACCACGGCCTCGGCCAGGTAATCGCGCAGCTCGGGTCCGATGCGACCGAGGCGGTCACCGAACCAGGCGTTCCAGGACGAGATGAGGCTGCCGAAGAAGAGGATCGGCGTTGGCAGCACTTCGATCCGGCGGCCCCGGTAGCCGCCCAGGCTCCACGCCGTAGGCGAGGCCAGCTCGAAGGTAAAGGTGGTAGGTCCACCGGCCACCTCCCCCGCGTCCTGGGTGTTCACCGCGCCGGGCAGTCCAGGCCGCCCCATCTTCGCCGCCAGGGCATCCGCCGTCGTCCAGCCGGCCCAGGGATGGCTGCCAGGAGTGCACCGCGCCTCCGTGACGAGGAACGACCCGGTTCCAAGCCGGATGCGCGGCTGCGCCGCCCCCCGGAGCAAGGCGGCCAGGAAGGTGTCGAAGACCGGCTGGGCCAGAAAGGTGAAGCGGAGCCAGCACGTCCACCCGGCCGCGACCTGCACCTGCCCGTGGCGCGCCTCCGGCAGCCCGCACAGGGGGCTGACGGTGAACGGCTTCCGGCCGTGGGCGTCGTGGAGCCACGCCGCAAGCTTGGGATCGACCCCGCGGACCAGCTCGAGGAAGGCAGCGTGAGCGTGGTGCCCCTGGGTCGCCGGCAGGGTGGCTGGCTCCTCGGCGGTAAGGAAGGCAACGCAGGAGTAAAGACGGAAGACGCCTTCCTTATTCTGATCGAGCATGGCACATCTCCTTTTTCCGGAATGACGGCCCTCTGTCACCACGAGATTCACAATATGTCCACGCCAGGATCAGCGGCACCCGGACGAGGTCAAGCATTTGTACCGCCTAACAGCAGGTACGCATCTTCACGCTCACATGCCCGCCTCCTCGTTCTGCGATCCCTTTCGAGTCAGCTACCCCTTCATCTTGTTCATACAATAATCGCGTCTGGGCTGCAGCGTAAGTTCCACCAGAGACTGTCCAGGAAAAAGGCGTTCTGGTTGAACGCAATGCTCCACGGGGCCGGATTGAGGCCCCCACCGGATCGGATAGCCCGCAACTCATAAACAGCAAAAAGTGGCGGGAGGGCGCGGCCAAAGCGAATGCTCGCCGGGTGGGCATCGGTCACCCAAGCGACCAGGCGCTTGCGGCGGAGCGTACGGTTGAGAAGCCGTGTCGGCGACGGCGGGTCGGTGCAGACCTCCAGTCCTTCGAAGACGGCCACTTGGCCCCGCTTGCCGAGCAGTTCTTCCTCAGGGATCTCGAACCATACCCGGCGGGCTCCGTCCAACAGGCCCTTCAGCCGGAAAAAACCGTATACACCCAGCAAATCATCCTCTCGAGAACCGATCACCCGTGCAAAGCGCCGTTCCCTGGACAAATCGTTTAACCATTCCAGGTGGATATCAGCCAAGCGATCTAACTCAGCCTGGTAGGACTTCTCGTCCATCTCTTCAAACACACCCCGGCGCAGAAGGAACATGAGGTCGTAGCGCTTGGCAGGGCAGCCTGGGTCGTCCCCCCGAACATCAAGTATAGCCGCCTCGAGGCCCGTACCACGGAAGGTCAGCAGAGGAGCTAGGACGCCTTCCTCGGCCCGCCCTCGCCGCTTGCCCATAGCCACCCTCCACGAGTCGCCGGTCAAAGCTTGGATCACGCGGCCCAGCCGCTCGCATATGCGCGTGCGGTCGTCAGGCTGGAACATGCCAGCAACCAACTGGGACGCCTCGGCCATGGGCACCGAGCCGTGCTTGCCGAGATAGCGGCGAAACTGTTCCGGCTCCCGGTAGGCCTCTTCCACAAGGACACGCAGCTCGTCCCGCGTCACGGCCGCTTTCGGCCCCAACCGCCCAGCCAAGAACTGATACACGTACCCAGGCACCAGCGCCAGCGCGACATTCGGGATGGGTAGACGCTTCTCATGGCGCCCCAACCGGCCGAAGCGCTGCAGGAAACTGCTGCCCGTCCGGGCCTCGAAGATCAGGCAATCCTTCTCAAACTCGCCCTTGAAGTCCACGCCCACCTCGATGGCCGACGTCCCCACCGTAATCCGCTGGGCCAGCGCCTCCCCCCGCATGGCCTGGCTGCTCAGCCCATGCACCTCCCCCACCTGCCCGGCACCGAACTCCTCCCGGAGACAGCGAGCAGCAGCGACCGCGGCCGCCACCGAGTCGAAAATGATCACATAGCGGGCCTCGGGGTGCTCGTCTCGGAAAGCAAGGATCTGGTCGAAGGCCTCCTCTAGCCCCGTGAGCCCTTGCCAGCGGTCGAGGTCTGCCGAAATGATTTTCAGAGTCACCGGATGAGCAGCCAGCCGGGCTTGCGCACCTTCGGACGGCCGCGCCTCGACCACTTCCACCCGCAGGCCGAGGCGATCACGCAACAGGCCTACCATCTCCAGAGCGGGCGTCGCGGAGGCGAAAATCATGACGCGACCCAGGGCAGGGTTTATAGCTTCGAGCGCCCCCGCCAGGAAAGCGACCTCCGCCTGCTGCTTCACGGAATACAGGTGGAACTCGTCAAAGACGAAGAGGCGGTAACTCCCCATGAGGCTCCAGAGGCGCTCCCGCAGACCTGGGAGGCTCGGATACAACCCGAAGGCGACGTAAAACAGAATGTCCGGATTCGTTAGTAGGATCTTTTCGTACCGGAGAAGCACCTCCAATGTCTCCGCGTGCCGTTTTACCTCGAGATCCGCCTGCCAGCGCTCCAGTGTCTCGCTATCCACGCGGAGGAGGCTGTTAGTCCCCGATTGGCGGTATAGCGGTTCCAGCGCCCGTGCCTGGTCCGCTAGCAGCTCATTGGTCGGGTAGGCGCCGATCACCGGCTCACCCGTTCGAATACTGTAGGCATAAGCGGCCAGCGTTTTGCCGCTCCCCGTGGGTGTTACCAGGAATAGGCAGACCGTGTTCCGGCTCTCCAACGCCGCGGCAATAAGGCGGTAGGCCTCCCACTGGTGGCCGTAAGGCCGGAGACCTGGCAGCCACTGCACACCCTCAACTTGGTCGAAAGCCACCGGGGCGATCTCGACCTCGATCAACCTCGAGCAGCCCCTTTCATTCGCCGCTCCCGCTAAGCCCCCATCTCTAGGTCAGCCGAGCCAGAAAGCGCATCCCAGCCGGCAGGACCACCCGGTCACCTTCTCCGAATTCCGCCACATAATAGTCCCCGTCAGCAAAGTGCGAGTTAGCGATCAGGCGCGTGGGCAGCGCCGCCGGGTAGACATCGCATGCTATGGGATCCGTGGCAATGTCCCGCCAGTTGAGGAGCAGGTCCGATGCCGCCTGGTCTTCACGACCCCGTCCACTCTTCTCTATGAGCGTCGCCATGAAGGGGCCGCGTCCGGTCCTCACGGCAAGGGCTCGTGCAAACCGCACGCGAGCTTTGCCCAGGAACTTCCCAAGTCGCATGTAGACCACGCCCTGCCTGCGAAGGCTGCGGAGAACCGGTAGGTCGGAAGCGACTTCCGGCTCGGTCATGAGAACATAGAACTCAAAGGTGCTGCCCGGCCGAAGGACGCGGGCGAAGCCCCAATCGGGATAGCCGATGGACTGAGGCTTCTTGCCTATGCCGTAGCCCTCCCGGACAGTGTTCCACTGCGTCAGCCGGTATAGCGTCCTCACCGGACGAGCCGGCGTCAGGTAGAGGCCCCAGGCATTCAATCTCGCCAATTCCCCGGCATAGTCCGGCTTTTGCACCTCATGCGCGTACGGTGAGGCAACCAGACGCAGAGCATAGGCCAAGGCGTAGTTGTGGATGAAAGTACCGGTCTCGTAGACCTTGCCCCGCTCCACTGTGGCGAAGAAGACATAGTCCAGCAGCTCGATCCTGGCCCTGTAAATGTCCATGCCTTACACCCCGAACTTCGCCGCCTGCGTGTTGAGATCCCTCAGGAACCGGGACAAGCAAGCCTCGTCCTGATTGAGGGCCCGCACTTCGTCCAGTATGGCTTGCAGTTTCCCCCCCGTCACCCAGGTCAGGCGGCCGTTGATCTCGGCGGTTAGGCGTTTCAAAACCTCCGGCAGGTGGCGTTCAAAGTCCTGCCTGGACAAACCCCCGGCAGCCAGGTCCATACCTCCATCGACGAAAGCGTCGTAGAACGCCTGGGTTAGCTCCAGGTTGGCGAACAATTCGACGTCGGAGAAGGAGATGGCCATCACGTGGTTGCGGACGAAGCCCTGGCGCGACGCCTCCTTGCCGTAACGGGTGGTGCGCAGGATATTGCCGAGAACGTAGACAAATTCATCCAGCGTCAGGTCCACCGTGGTGACCACGGCGGGCAGGAAAACCTCCGGCATGGTGTAGTCGAACTCGGTGATGGTGCCCGAGGTTTGCTCCCGCTCGTCGATCACGTTGAATTTGATGCCCTTCTGGATGAGCGGGTACGGCCGGACGCTGAAGCAGGAATCGGTCATCACCCGCGCCTTGCGCGCCCCCTCTCCTTCCACCGCCGCATAGCCGTAGATCAGGCAGTCGGGGCAGTGGGTACAGAGCTGAGCAGTGAGGTAGCAGTCCTCGACCACAACCACTTCGACCTTCTCGCTCTTGGCCTTGTATCGCGCCTGGGCGGCGGCGATAGCCTCCGCACCGTAAACCACCTCGACCACTTCGCGGTCCTTCCTCACGACGGCATGAGGAAAGACGCCGTACTGCCTCATCAGGGCCTTGCCGGTGCGGCGTTCGGGAGCCACCTGCTTACGCTTGAACATCACCAGCCGGTCGATGGGTTCGGAATGGCGCAGCCCCGCCTGAGTGCGCTCCGTGTCTTGTTGCTCGCCCCCCTCCGTTGTGAAGATGGCATAGGACTTGGTCTCCCGCAGCAGCACCACGCTGGCAAACCGCCCCGCCGGTGCATGGGGGATTTCGGGCGCAAAAACCCCCCTGTATTCATTCAACGCTTCGATACCAGACAGACTCATCCGCGCACCTCCTGACAACCTGAATTGATCAAACCCCCGCGGCCGCTTCTGCCTGGCGCTCCGCCCTGAGCCGGCCGTAAGCCTCCCATTTCTGAGGCAACACGCGGTCGATGTAGTAGTAGACCCCGTCTGCCAAGCCGTTCTCCGCTTGGGAGAAGCGGGTGAAGGATCCGCCCGCCTGACCCAGGAACACTCCGTCCACGATGAGGTCGATCAGTTCGCCCACCACCGCATTCAGATCCCCACCCCAGGGGTTGATGATATTTTGGTACTTTTTCGCGTCACGGCGGCGCTCCATGGCCTTATACAGCCTACCGGCCGCCCGTTTCTTCAGCCCGGCCAAGCTTTCTGACGACGGCGGCTGGCCGATCAGGGCAAGACGGCGCAGCTCCGGGATCTTGACAAACTCCTCACGCACAGCGCCAACCGCCTCTCGGAAGACCAGTTCGTAGCTGTGAATCTTACCCCGCCCTATCTCCCTGTAGGGCAGACGGATCTCCAGCGCCTTTTCGGCGATGCGGGTCACCAGGTCCATCCACTCACCTCCCAGGTGTTCCAGCAGCACCTCGCAGGCCCTCGCCAGGGGTGGGAAGGGCGAGGCGCCGTCGTTGAGGCGGCTGTACTCCTTGTAGAAGCAGGCCCCAGACAGCGGCTGCAACATGATTAGCCCCAGCCGGTCAGCCACACGCTTGTCCTTCATCGCCGCGCCCGGCGCGTGGACGTCACAGGTCACTTGCCATACGGCGGCACAGAGGTCCAAAGCGCGCTCCAGTCCCGAGCGGCGCCCATTCTCACCGCCGTAGAGGCTGACCCCTTCCGGCAAGTGCTTCAGCTTTGAATCCCGTTCGTTGCCAAGGAGCTTGGCGATAGCCGGCGGCGGTGAGTCCAGCGTCACCGTGCTCTTGAGGGCGTCCGGGTCGGAAAGCGGGAGGAAGGGACGCTCCGTCACATAGACCCGGCTCCCGGTAAGGCTGGCGATCACCACCGCCGCGAACGTGGCCTTGGCCCAAGCCTCAGTCCGGGTCGGGATACGGGCATCATCCCGCTCTCCCTGGCGCACGGAACGCTCCCAGGGGACAAGAAAGTAGTTGGGCTGGGGAAAGACGCCGGTTGTGATCAACCGGTCGCCCACAAAGCCGGGGTGGCTGGCAATTCGCGCCGCCTCCCGTTCGAAAACACCAACCGCAGTGTCAACCCAGTCCGGGTCGAGTTCCCGCCGGTCCAGCCACAGGCGCGGCAGACCTGGAGAGGCCTCTCCGTAGTCGCGCACCGGCAGCGCCGTTACTTGCCGCAATGGTCGCATCAGGCGGCTCAGAAGCCCGGCGTACTCGGGCGTGAAAGAGTAGGTCGGCAGCACGAACAGGTAGATGCGGTAAGACGTACCGTAGTCCGCCCCCGCAGGGAGGCCCAACCCGGCTA
This portion of the Bacillota bacterium genome encodes:
- the cas3 gene encoding type I-D CRISPR-associated helicase Cas3'; the encoded protein is MIEVEIAPVAFDQVEGVQWLPGLRPYGHQWEAYRLIAAALESRNTVCLFLVTPTGSGKTLAAYAYSIRTGEPVIGAYPTNELLADQARALEPLYRQSGTNSLLRVDSETLERWQADLEVKRHAETLEVLLRYEKILLTNPDILFYVAFGLYPSLPGLRERLWSLMGSYRLFVFDEFHLYSVKQQAEVAFLAGALEAINPALGRVMIFASATPALEMVGLLRDRLGLRVEVVEARPSEGAQARLAAHPVTLKIISADLDRWQGLTGLEEAFDQILAFRDEHPEARYVIIFDSVAAAVAAARCLREEFGAGQVGEVHGLSSQAMRGEALAQRITVGTSAIEVGVDFKGEFEKDCLIFEARTGSSFLQRFGRLGRHEKRLPIPNVALALVPGYVYQFLAGRLGPKAAVTRDELRVLVEEAYREPEQFRRYLGKHGSVPMAEASQLVAGMFQPDDRTRICERLGRVIQALTGDSWRVAMGKRRGRAEEGVLAPLLTFRGTGLEAAILDVRGDDPGCPAKRYDLMFLLRRGVFEEMDEKSYQAELDRLADIHLEWLNDLSRERRFARVIGSREDDLLGVYGFFRLKGLLDGARRVWFEIPEEELLGKRGQVAVFEGLEVCTDPPSPTRLLNRTLRRKRLVAWVTDAHPASIRFGRALPPLFAVYELRAIRSGGGLNPAPWSIAFNQNAFFLDSLWWNLRCSPDAIIV
- the cas7d gene encoding type I-D CRISPR-associated protein Cas7/Csc2; its protein translation is MSLSGIEALNEYRGVFAPEIPHAPAGRFASVVLLRETKSYAIFTTEGGEQQDTERTQAGLRHSEPIDRLVMFKRKQVAPERRTGKALMRQYGVFPHAVVRKDREVVEVVYGAEAIAAAQARYKAKSEKVEVVVVEDCYLTAQLCTHCPDCLIYGYAAVEGEGARKARVMTDSCFSVRPYPLIQKGIKFNVIDEREQTSGTITEFDYTMPEVFLPAVVTTVDLTLDEFVYVLGNILRTTRYGKEASRQGFVRNHVMAISFSDVELFANLELTQAFYDAFVDGGMDLAAGGLSRQDFERHLPEVLKRLTAEINGRLTWVTGGKLQAILDEVRALNQDEACLSRFLRDLNTQAAKFGV
- the cas5d gene encoding type I-D CRISPR-associated protein Cas5/Csc1 — encoded protein: MDIYRARIELLDYVFFATVERGKVYETGTFIHNYALAYALRLVASPYAHEVQKPDYAGELARLNAWGLYLTPARPVRTLYRLTQWNTVREGYGIGKKPQSIGYPDWGFARVLRPGSTFEFYVLMTEPEVASDLPVLRSLRRQGVVYMRLGKFLGKARVRFARALAVRTGRGPFMATLIEKSGRGREDQAASDLLLNWRDIATDPIACDVYPAALPTRLIANSHFADGDYYVAEFGEGDRVVLPAGMRFLARLT
- the cas6 gene encoding CRISPR system precrRNA processing endoribonuclease RAMP protein Cas6, with protein sequence MLDQNKEGVFRLYSCVAFLTAEEPATLPATQGHHAHAAFLELVRGVDPKLAAWLHDAHGRKPFTVSPLCGLPEARHGQVQVAAGWTCWLRFTFLAQPVFDTFLAALLRGAAQPRIRLGTGSFLVTEARCTPGSHPWAGWTTADALAAKMGRPGLPGAVNTQDAGEVAGGPTTFTFELASPTAWSLGGYRGRRIEVLPTPILFFGSLISSWNAWFGDRLGRIGPELRDYLAEAVVVGRMDLETRMYHYQDHLQVGTVGRVTYRLLDRPATAEAGILDALADFAFYAGVGYRTTMGMGQVRRLPDETGCLPDKAGPALRIARTTRVSASTG